The Sulfurospirillum diekertiae genomic sequence TGATTTCCGACACCGTCTCCGTCGCCTTTGGTTCAATGTCCGCATCCTTTACATGTAAAGCATGCATTTCATTTTTGTAGCGCTCAATGTAAAAAGAGGTAATCTCCTCAAGTGACTTTCCACTCTCTTTCATTTTGTTAATAATTTTATCATCAATATCAGTGAAGTTCTTAACAAACGTTACGTGATAACCAAGAGCAATAAATACACGACGTAAAAGATCAAAAGCAATAGCACTTCTTGCGTGTCCTAAATGAGCATCATCATATACAGTTGGACCGCAGACATAAATTTTTAACTTCATTCTCTTGAATAGGAATAAACGATACTTTTTTTCTTCTGTACTGAATCATAAATAAACATGCATAAGTTCCTTTACATAGAGTAATACACCCCATTCTACAACAAGGAGTATGACTAAAATAGCTAATTTTTTAGTATATAGTATAGCAAAAAACTTTCCTAGCCCAAATGATCGGAGCGTAAAAAAGAGTAGAACAAACGCTGAAAGCGATCCAGCAAGAGCAAGGCCTGCAGCGCCCATAGGCTTGATAAGGCTAAAGGAAAAGATTAGGTTGGCAATGAGTGAATACATTGCGATAATGGCCGCTTCTTTTTGTCTCATCCCTGCATAAAGCCAAAGGGAGAAGAGTTTTGCTAAACCAAAAGGGATCAGTCCTATCATATACATTGCTAAAACAAAACCTGTATTAGCTGTATCTTGAGTCGAAAAAGAACCATGTTGAAACAGTAATTTAACAATTTCTTCACTGAGGATAAAACCACCCAATGTTGATGTTGTGAGTAAAAACGCTAAAATCCAAAAGCCTTGAGAAAGTAAATTGGAAGCTTCTTCCTCTTTATTGGCTTTGAGGAGTCGGCTAATTTTTGGAAAAATTCCTGTGGTGAGTGCTATCGCAAAAAGAGCCAATGGAAGTTGAAAAATACGGTTCCCATAGTAGAGATAACTAATACTACCTGTCACTAAAAAGCTTGCCAGTGTTGTATCGACAAAAGAGACGATTTGTGGTGTTGAATTTCCAATAACAGAGTGCCAAAAAGAGCGATTAAAGTTTTTGTTGCTCTCTTCTAATGCCGCATCTCTCTTATGACGATACTTAAAACCCAGCGCTAAAAATTTAAAAAAACGCTCTTTCTTAAGTGCAAAAAGATGGGCAATCACTTGCAATACGCCACCCACTAAAACACCATAGCTTAAAGCATAAACGATCGTTTTACGATCATACCCTTGAAAAAGAAGGAGGGCACCTATCATACCGATGTTAAGGAGTGCTGTTGAAAATGCTGAAACGGCAAAATGGTGCTTGTATTGAAGCAATGACCCAAAAAGGGTGACACAGAAAATAAGAGGTAAATAGTAAAAGTTAATAGCAACAAAAGGTGCTGAGAGTGCTACCGTTTCATCATCAAAGCCAAAGGCAATTATTTTGGCAAAAGATTCGCTAAAAAGTGTAACAATCAATGAGAAAATAATAAGAAAAAGTAAAAAGCGTGAGAAAATAGTATAGGTAAAAAGTGCCTTACGTGATGTTTTAATAAAACTCGGGATAAAGCTCTGTGTAAAAGCGCCTTCTGCAAAAATACGGCGAAAAAGATTAGGAAATTTAAACGCCACGAAAAAAAATATCGCTATAGATATTTGCTCCTAAAATTGAAGCACTCAGTATATCGCGAATAAAGCCAAATATACGAGAAACAAGGGTTCCAATACTGTTTGTGAAAAATGATTTAATAAGCATTGCGTATCTTATCAAAAAATGGTTTAAACAATATTTTTATCTATTTTTCGCTAAGATTTCCTAACATTATAAGCAACATTTGTCGATATTAGAGCAAAATTGAGAGTTTATTCAAAAAACAGAGGTGCACATTGGGGCTATTTGATAAGATTAAAGGTCATAATACGGATACGGGTACACAAAATGATGGTGACGTGTCTGAATTTAAATCTATTGTTATAGACACTATTAACGTCATCAAAGAACTAAAAAATGTTGCTATTGCAAGTCATCTGAAGCCTTCTGAACTCTCTTTTAAGCTTCTACGTACAACAACGTACTACAGTGATGAAAAGAGTGAAAATAATGAGATGAATGAAGAAGAGTTAAAGCTTTTATCGGATGATAACTTTTTACTCAATCCCAATCTCAAACTAACACAGCATTATCGTGTTGAAATTTACAAAATTGCCGATCAAGAAGAAGATCATACGATTCTTCCTGATATAACACTCAGTGGAAATAAAACTTTAACCAAGATTATTGCAATGGTTGCAAAAAACCATGATGTCAAATATACCTCAAAACTTGAAGAAAAAATAATCGAAGATATTCAGATCAAAAAGATTAAAGCAGGTATTTTAGTAGGTATTCGCGATCAGAATATGTACAAAGAAGTCAAAAAAATTGTAGCTAATATTCGGGTGAATGGAATCATCGATCAAAATCAGACCTTTGTTGTCTGTCAAGGCGTGGATGAGATACCTTCCATCAATGATGATCTTATTTATCATTATAAGAAGAAAATCAATGCTAAAAGTACCGATGGCAAAATTGACTATGCTAAACGAGGATACGTATTAGCTGTCGATAAAGATGAATGTATTATTGAATATATTAAACCGCAGCTTGGGACTCCTGGACGTAACTGTAGAGGAGCATTTTTGCCAGTGAAAGAGCCTCGCAAGTCAAATGATACACCCATTGCCATTACGGCTAATCTCGTTAAAAAAGAGAGCGAAACCAGTATCAAATATATTGCAAATCGCGGTGGATATGTCAATTTTGACAAAGGCACTTATGATATACAAGATCAAATGGAGATCAACGAAATCAGCTTTAGATCCACGGGTTCTATCGATGCAAGTTTGGGATCAAACATCAAAATTAATATCAAAGAAAGTGATATTC encodes the following:
- a CDS encoding flagellar assembly protein A, translating into MGLFDKIKGHNTDTGTQNDGDVSEFKSIVIDTINVIKELKNVAIASHLKPSELSFKLLRTTTYYSDEKSENNEMNEEELKLLSDDNFLLNPNLKLTQHYRVEIYKIADQEEDHTILPDITLSGNKTLTKIIAMVAKNHDVKYTSKLEEKIIEDIQIKKIKAGILVGIRDQNMYKEVKKIVANIRVNGIIDQNQTFVVCQGVDEIPSINDDLIYHYKKKINAKSTDGKIDYAKRGYVLAVDKDECIIEYIKPQLGTPGRNCRGAFLPVKEPRKSNDTPIAITANLVKKESETSIKYIANRGGYVNFDKGTYDIQDQMEINEISFRSTGSIDASLGSNIKINIKESDILKDAIGAGMSVETSEVHVQGNIGSGAKIKAKIAEIGGQTHQSAYIEADKIIISVHRGEANGQDIEIDRLEGGKVIGHTVHVKQMIGGEIIANSVKIDNLLSNAKITACDLIEITELKGNNNKLIIDPSVTKEFNEMIDTINTKIEKIEEELKAYPRQLSSKKEFIDKNKPMAEMVKDKIMELKRNGVEPPMTLFAKIKDFQEKVIDYNTFLQTFKDKKEELQEYRKELNQVQNKVFFAKIINHSAWKEFNEVRFRLISPPKDITYNPKEHEIVREITLKDMGNGEHRVMRSAEYSSK